A section of the Triticum dicoccoides isolate Atlit2015 ecotype Zavitan chromosome 7A, WEW_v2.0, whole genome shotgun sequence genome encodes:
- the LOC119327556 gene encoding cell surface glycoprotein 1-like, protein MAAAWGGTTQKCASCGKKVYPVEELAADGRAYHRPCFRCHHCKSTLQFSNYSSIEGVLYCKPHYDQILKSTGSLEKSFEGVTRSAKSEKSNGPKGQQNSRFSSMFVGTQDKCVVCNKTVYPLEKVDLNGGAYHKSCFRCTHGGCTLSPSNNVTHEGKLYCKTHHSQLFMVKGNFSQFEENTVNAKVAVEKLPETGEATNKPGQGDEIGEKTSENELTADKPSQNDVAAENPLQSSIDVPKPSESTVEKSAESESVTESESKSPVVNNKPFESSAEKPHQSSVVDTKPSGSSAAIRKPWQRSLPTNKPSVISASTEKPSPSDAAIEKPSSSNGSNGKPSDSSTGVKKSWQHSVATENPQQSMLPSDKPASTSADDVKPSESGKVVKKTWQRPVVAENQKQNSGPTEKPSPTSDTKPLDRSTTIKRPWGRRIASEKSLQSSEVDMKPVETSTVVTVLQQPSEEPPQTDAAVLQQPSEEPQQTNAAVLQQPSEEPQQTNADDVKPSEDTAVVVKKPWQFNTRTEKQPQSSVVDAKKTESTGAIKRQWKRNTPFEKPSQSSAAAAVTTTQSNVTVTKPAPSNMAVKKSWQRSTTPKNLAASDMATNKALQTKAVIEKPSQESSQEKPLQEKTPQVTVITKKRSEESSQEKPSQEKAPQTAAIIEKPSQESSQEKPSEAKTPQIAATAEKPSQGSSQEKAPRKASITGKPSQESSQEKPLQMNESSKEQLQTEDIVEKQLQSEDIADATPQRDLMTQDDVSLKKIPEPQIDASSAELTKDPSEQDGAASGENLSESQSKLTVEQTLESQDAVVPQEATDQIMESKNDAGIEQSSESQSVAPAEVPVEQPLQQQKDASTEQPLESQHEADDKDQTEPSSDAIAEESLQLQFDTAAVKLSEPQTDATADQSAEQLPEPQSDASVEEPVVHQSNVSTEKLSESQGDAAAVESSGQPSEPEERSERQMDAAPHNLTDQPLEPQKDVSIEKPLETETNVVTDNPSESSLATETLPESTPKISTATEEPAQREISDETLPQSIALDTTPESATSVEEPTYVGEAIVEISEDSSAPEKPSEDAVTPEKPSDEGDVGVEPAEDNAALKNPSEEDEVSAEPSNNTVDLEKPSEEKDDAMKPVEDRVALEKPTADKPSEEDKVGAEPSDERVDLDKPSEDSMAVEEPVTDKPSVEDEASAEPSNDRTDIEKPSEEKEDATVKSSEDITSLEKPVTDKPSEEEEEGAASEKPSHDDAVIEAPSHDDMDSATDKPSPATETNTSA, encoded by the exons atggcggcggcgtggggcggcaCCACGCAGAAGTGCGCCTCCTGCGGCAAGAAGGTGTACCCCgtcgaggagctcgccgccgacggccGCGCCTACCACCGCCCCTGCTTCCGCTGCCACCACTGCAAGAGCACCCTCCAG TTTAGCAATTATTCTTCCATCGAAGGTGTCCTGTACTGCAAACCTCACTATGACCAGATATTAAAATCAACTGGCAGTTTGGAAAAAAGTTTTGAAG GTGTGACAAGATCAGCTAAATCAGAAAAATCAAATGGACCCAAG GGCCAGCAAAACAGCAGATTCTCTAGTATGTTTGTTGGCACGCAAGACAAGTGCGTAGTTTGTAACAAGACTGTGTACCCTCTTGAAAAG GTTGATCTTAACGGGGGCGCGTATCATAAATCATGCTTCCGTTGCACCCATGGTGGTTGTACACTCAGCCCATCCAACAATGTCACGCATGAAGGCAAACTTTATTGCAAGACCCACCATTCTCAGTTGTTTATGGTCAAGGGAAACTTCAGTCAGTTCGAGGAGAACACTGTAAATGCAAAAGTGGCTGTCGAGAAACTACCAGAAACTGGAGAAGCCACCAACAAGCCAGGTCAAGGTGATGAAATCGGTGAGAAGACCTCAGAAAATGAGCTCACAGCTGACAAACCATCCCAAAATGATGTTGCAGCTGAAAACCCATTGCAGAGTAGCATTGATGTTCCTAAACCATCAGAAAGCACAGTCGAGAAGTCAGCAGAAAGTGAAAGTGTTACTGAGAGTGAGTCAAAGAGTCCTGTAGTTAACAATAAGCCATTTGAAAGCAGTGCCGAGAAGCCACATCAGAGCAGTGTGGTTGATACTAAGCCATCAGGAAGCAGTGCGGCCATAAGAAAACCATGGCAACGCAGTCTTCCCACAAATAAGCCGTCAGTGATTAGTGCATCAACTGAAAAGCCATCACCGAGCGATGCAGCCATTGAGAAGCCGTCATCCAGTAATGGGTCTAATGGGAAACCGTCGGACAGCAGCACAGGGGTAAAAAAGTCATGGCAGCACAGTGTAGCTACTGAGAACCCACAGCAGAGCATGTTACCATCGGATAAGCCAGCATCAACCAGTGCAGATGATGTGAAGCCATCAGAAAGCGGCAAAGTGGTCAAAAAAACATGGCAACGCCCTGTGGTTGCTGAGAACCAGAAACAAAACAGTGGACCAACCGAGAAGCCGTCACCGACGAGTGACACAAAGCCATTAGATAGGAGCACAACAATTAAAAGACCATGGGGCCGCAGAATAGCCAGTGAGAAATCTCTGCAGAGCAGTGAGGTTGATATGAAACCAGTGGAAACCAGTACAGTGGTTACTGTTCTACAGCAGCCCAGTGAGGAACCTCCACAAACCGATGCAGCTGTGCTACAGCAGCCCAGTGAGGAACCTCAACAAACTAATGCAGCTGTGCTACAGCAGCCCAGTGAGGAACCTCAACAAACTAATGCAGATGATGTGAAGCCTTCGGAGGACACTGCAGTAGTAGTGAAAAAGCCATGGCAATTCAACACGAGAACCGAGAAGCAACCCCAGAGTAGTGTAGTTGATGCAAAGAAAACTGAAAGTACTGGAGCGATCAAACGGCAGTGGAAGCGTAACACGCCGTTTGAGAAGCCATCACAAAGCAGTGCAGCAGCAGCTGTGACAACAACACAAAGCAATGTGACCGTCACGAAGCCAGCCCCGAGCAACATGGCTGTGAAGAAGTCATGGCAAAGAAGTACAACTCCAAAAAATCTGGCAGCGAGTGATATGGCTACCAATAAAGCATTGCAAACCAAGGCAGTGATCGAGAAGCCATCACAAGAAAGTTCTCAAGAGAAACCATTACAAGAAAAGACACCTCAAGTCACTGTGATCACCAAGAAGCGATCGGAAGAAAGTTCTCAAGAGAAGCCATCTCAAGAAAAGGCACCTCAAACTGCTGCGATCATCGAGAAGCCATCACAAGAAAGTTCTCAAGAGAAGCCATCTGAGGCAAAGACACCTCAAATTGCTGCAACCGCCGAGAAGCCATCACAAGGAAGTTCTCAAGAAAAGGCACCTCGAAAAGCTTCGATCACCGGGAAGCCATCACAAGAAAGTTCTCAAGAGAAGCCATTACAAATGAATGAATCTTCCAAGGAGCAACTTCAGACTGAAGATATTGTTGAGAAACAACTTCAAAGTGAAGATATTGCTGATGCTACACCACAAAGGGACCTGATGACACAAGATGATGTCTCCCTCAAGAAGATACCAGAGCCTCAAATTGATGCCTCTTCTGCCGAACTGACGAAGGATCCATCAGAGCAAGATGGGGCTGCATCTGGTGagaacttgtcagagtctcaaagtAAGCTAACTGTTGAGCAGACGTTGGAATCCCAAGACGCTGTGGTTCCTCAAGAGGCAACTGACCAGATAATGGAATCTAAAAATGATGCAGGCATTGAGCAGTCATCAGAATCTCAAAGTGTTGCACCGGCAGAGGTTCCAGTGGAGCAACCATTGCAACAACAAAAAGATGCATCTACAGAGCAGCCATTGGAATCTCAGCATGAAGCAGATGACAAGGATCAAACAGAGCCTAGTAGTGATGCAATTGCTGAGGAGTCATTGCAGCTTCAATTTGACACAGCTGCCGTGAAGTTATCAGAACCACAAACAGATGCAACTGCTGATCAGTCGGCTGAGCAGCTACCAGAACCTCAAAGTGACGCATCAGTGGAGGAACCAGTAGTCCATCAAAGTAACGTGTCTACTGAGAAGCTATCTGAGTCTCAAGGTGATGCAGCTGCTGTTGAATCATCCGGACAGCCATCAGAGCCTGAGGAGCGATCAGAACGTCAAATGGATGCAGCTCCTCATAATTTAACTGATCAGCCATTGGAACCTCAAAAGGATGTATCTATTGAGAAGCCACTCGAAACTGAGACTAACGTTGTTACTGATAATCCATCAGAAAGTAGCTTAGCTACTGAAACACTGCCTGAAAGCACTCCAAAGATCAGCACTGCCACCGAGGAACCTGCACAGCGTGAAATTTCTGATGAGACACTGCCTCAAAGCATTGCATTAGATACAACACCAGAAAGCGCCACATCTGTCGAAGAACCCACATATGTCGGTGAGGCCATCGTTGAGATATCAGAGGACAGCTCAGCTCCCGAGAAGCCATCAGAGGATGCCGTTACTCCTGAGAAGCCATCAGATGAAGGTGATGTAGGTGTGGAGCCAGCAGAAGACAATGCAGCTCTTAAGAATCCTTCGGAGGAAGATGAGGTGAGTGCTGAGCCATCAAACAACACAGTGGATCTCGAGAAGCCATCAGAGGAAAAAGATGATGCTATGAAGCCAGTAGAGGACAGAGTGGCTCTTGAGAAACCAACCGCTGACAAACCTTCAGAGGAAGACAAGGTGGGTGCTGAGCCATCAGACGAGAGAGTGGATCTTGATAAGCCATCAGAGGACAGCATGGCTGTTGAGGAGCCAGTCACCGACAAACCATCAGTGGAAGATGAAGCCAGTGCTGAGCCATCAAACGACAGAACAGATATCGAGAAACCATCAGAGGAGAAAGAAGACGCCACTGTGAAGTCATCAGAGGATATCACGTCTCTTGAGAAGCCAGTCACTGACAAACCttcagaggaagaggaagaaggcgcAGCCAGCGAGAAGCCGTCGCACGACGATGCTGTCATCGAGGCGCCATCGCACGACGACATGGACTCGGCCACCGACAAACCCTCACCAGCCACAGAGACAAACACATCAGCCTGA